One genomic segment of Aliarcobacter cibarius includes these proteins:
- a CDS encoding YebC/PmpR family DNA-binding transcriptional regulator: MGRAFEYRKAAKMKRWGNMSRVFPKLARAIEVAAKTGVPDPEMNSALRTAILNAKAENMPKANIDAAIKRATGKDAANFAEVNFEGKGPHGVLVFVETATDNNTRTVANIKMYFNKTGGQVVPTGSLEFFFDRKAIFEFNKPSNYELEDLEMELIDAGLEELEEEDGVILAYANYTDFGNMNNKFEELGIQLTKAELKRIPNNPQEFTEAQQEEIGKLIEKLEDDDDVQAVYTNIA, encoded by the coding sequence ATGGGTAGAGCTTTTGAATATAGAAAAGCAGCAAAAATGAAAAGATGGGGAAATATGTCAAGAGTATTTCCAAAATTGGCAAGAGCTATTGAGGTAGCAGCAAAAACTGGTGTTCCTGATCCTGAAATGAATTCAGCTTTAAGAACAGCTATTTTAAATGCAAAAGCTGAAAATATGCCAAAAGCAAATATTGATGCTGCAATAAAAAGAGCAACAGGTAAAGATGCAGCAAACTTTGCTGAAGTGAATTTTGAAGGAAAAGGTCCTCATGGTGTTTTGGTTTTCGTAGAAACAGCTACTGATAACAATACAAGAACAGTTGCAAATATTAAAATGTATTTTAATAAAACAGGTGGACAAGTTGTACCTACAGGTTCTTTAGAATTCTTTTTTGATAGAAAAGCTATTTTTGAATTCAATAAACCAAGTAATTATGAACTTGAAGATTTAGAAATGGAATTAATAGATGCTGGTTTAGAAGAACTTGAAGAAGAAGATGGTGTTATTTTAGCTTATGCAAACTATACAGATTTTGGTAATATGAACAATAAATTTGAAGAATTAGGAATTCAACTTACAAAAGCTGAGTTAAAAAGAATTCCAAATAATCCTCAAGAATTTACAGAAGCTCAACAAGAAGAAATAGGAAAGTTAATAGAAAAACTTGAAGATGATGATGATGTTCAAGCAGTTTATACAAATATAGCTTAG
- a CDS encoding Tgt2/MlaC family protein: MFKSNLLKITIILTILLTNSYALKKEEIQSEMAERIDNVLVVLKNKSLSKEEKKNQVISIVNDTFDFELMAKIALGKHSWETLSEEKQKEFTATFEDKLKKSYSDKLELYNDQKVKILSLDPYNNTRLQLKTELLGKEGTYSINYNFYEKNGEWYIYDVDLIGVSIIQTYRQQFSGLLKEKSFDDMFAQFKNQ; the protein is encoded by the coding sequence ATGTTTAAAAGCAATTTATTAAAAATTACAATTATTCTAACTATTTTATTAACAAATAGTTATGCACTTAAAAAAGAAGAAATTCAAAGTGAAATGGCTGAGAGAATTGATAATGTATTAGTAGTATTAAAAAATAAAAGTTTATCAAAAGAAGAGAAAAAGAATCAAGTTATAAGTATTGTAAACGATACTTTTGATTTTGAACTTATGGCAAAAATTGCTTTAGGAAAGCACTCTTGGGAGACTCTTAGTGAAGAAAAACAAAAAGAGTTCACAGCAACTTTTGAAGATAAATTAAAAAAATCTTATAGTGATAAATTAGAATTATACAACGATCAAAAAGTTAAAATACTATCACTTGATCCTTATAATAATACTAGACTTCAGTTAAAAACTGAACTTTTAGGAAAAGAAGGAACATATAGTATAAACTACAATTTTTATGAAAAAAATGGAGAATGGTATATCTACGATGTTGATTTAATTGGTGTTAGTATTATTCAAACATACAGACAACAATTTTCTGGCCTTTTAAAAGAGAAATCTTTTGATGATATGTTTGCACAATTTAAAAATCAATAA
- a CDS encoding MlaA family lipoprotein has product MKKVLFTIFFITSISLSSFAAESDFPDDIDSEFKSTQSVVFDPLSGYNRVMTSFNDSFYTNVASPVARGYAYVVPEVARTGINNFFTNLMFPIRFANNILQFKFENASKELGRFVVNTIWGLGGFMDQATNTLGMKIYREDFGQTLGHWGIGDGVHVVLPLLGPSNLRDIVGLSADIALSPTSQLAHNTIPYKIPQNDLQELGIDILYKTNEYSFHPDFYEKIKADAIDLYPYLRNMYNQKREKEIQE; this is encoded by the coding sequence ATGAAAAAAGTACTTTTTACCATATTCTTTATAACTTCAATATCTCTTTCAAGCTTTGCTGCTGAAAGCGATTTTCCTGATGATATAGATAGTGAATTTAAATCAACTCAAAGTGTAGTTTTTGATCCACTAAGTGGTTATAATAGAGTAATGACATCTTTTAATGATAGCTTTTATACAAATGTTGCTTCTCCAGTTGCAAGAGGTTATGCATATGTAGTACCAGAAGTTGCAAGAACAGGAATAAATAATTTTTTCACAAATTTAATGTTTCCTATTAGATTTGCAAATAATATTCTGCAATTTAAATTTGAAAATGCTAGTAAAGAATTAGGAAGATTTGTAGTTAATACTATATGGGGGCTTGGTGGTTTTATGGATCAAGCAACAAATACTTTAGGTATGAAAATTTATAGAGAAGATTTTGGACAAACTTTAGGTCACTGGGGAATTGGAGATGGAGTTCATGTTGTTTTACCATTACTTGGACCTTCAAATTTAAGAGATATTGTAGGATTAAGTGCAGATATTGCGTTGTCACCAACAAGTCAATTAGCACACAATACAATACCATATAAAATTCCACAAAATGATTTACAAGAATTGGGGATTGATATTTTATATAAAACAAATGAGTACTCTTTCCATCCAGATTTTTATGAAAAAATTAAAGCCGATGCGATTGATTTATATCCGTATTTACGAAATATGTATAATCAAAAAAGAGAAAAAGAAATACAGGAGTAG